The Piliocolobus tephrosceles isolate RC106 chromosome 3, ASM277652v3, whole genome shotgun sequence genome has a window encoding:
- the MGST2 gene encoding microsomal glutathione S-transferase 2 isoform X2 yields MAGWYFNQVFATCLGLIYIYGRHLYFWGYSEAAKKRITGFRLSLGILALLTLLGALGIANSFMDEYLDLNIAKKLRRQF; encoded by the exons TTTTTGCTACTTGTCTGGGTCTGATCTACATATATGGCCGTCACCTGTACTTCTGGGGATATTCAGAAGCTGCTAAAAAACG GATCACTGGTTTCCGATTGAGTCTGGGGATTTTGGCCTTGTTGACCCTCCTAGGTGCCCTGGGAATTGCAAACAGCTTTATGGATGAATATCTGGACCTCAATATTGCCAAGAAACTGAGGCGGCAATTCTaa